The genomic DNA AGAACATCATTTGAATGTAGAAATCCTTAATGATAAGGAGATTATACAAGTAATATGGACAGGTTGAGATCAAAttttatttaagaaatgtttaaacCATGTTATGTACAAAGACACATACTGGAACAGCTTCCAGTTTAAATCTTTAATCACTCTATTGAAAATGCTTTTAAGACTCCTAAATACGTTTGCATTCAATCAATCATCTTTGAAGAGTCAGGTTGAATGAAATTGTATTATCTGTGATACAAAAAGAAGGGGGGTGTAAAAATCCAAACAATAGCtaacttgatttgattgtgatttCCTTAATAACAAGGCACTGTTGTCTActatgaagaaaacaaacaatctATGCCGAGATGGGTGAGAAGGGTTACAGCTACCTTAAAGGTGTAACCTGCACAAAATAGCTCATATTTCAGTTCATATCAATTTGCCCTGTAtaaaggatttgttttttttcttcactcaaATTATGCATTGTACCAAATTTCTTAAAAGCGTCTAATTAAATGCCCTTCtgatattttgtttgtgtacatgttgcACTGTAAAGACAGATTTAAAGTGCAGGAAATCTTATTTTATTGTACATATGCACAGGAAATTTACATAGATTATTATTACAAAACAGATGACATCACGTTTTGGCTCcagctaaataaaaacaaaaacacaagcatgaGATGCTCAGCTAACTCTCTTCACTTATGAGTCACAGTGTGTTGCAGCTTATTTCAATTTTCTCTAACAATGACTgactctttctgtttttgtttacctgctgttaCATCGGAGGGGCTCGCAGATCTCCCCGGGGTGGACGGGTCGATGCCGGACTGGTCTCCTACCACGACGTTGAGGCTATTGTCCCCGGGCGACGAGGAGGAAGGCAGGCCGCCGCCCTCCTCCGCTGCTCCCACCGCTCCATCCAGGCACGAAATCAGTAGCAGCGACGGAagaaagagcagcagaagcGGCGGCGGCAGGTGGCGTTCAGCAGAGGGCATGGCGAGAGGGGAAGCAGGCTCAAAGACATACCGGACCAGGGCAGGAGAACGAGGTCCACTGGCGTCAGTCTCTTGATCACGAAGGCCTCGTGCTTTTCATGGTTTCTTGAAACGACGGTGCGCACATACGGGGGAAAGCCCCGTGAAGAAAGGATGAGCTGGTGCTGAGGCTGGGCGTGTGTAGCCAAAGATCGTGTATAATAGTAGGATGTGTCACTCACAAATCAGTTTATTCTCAAAGTCTGGTAACCTTCGTGTTTATCATGAAAGTACAGTTTAAAACGAGTAAAAGCACTGCTGGGTCGTtgatgtaatgaaatgtgctcttCAGGCTTGCTTTGCGTAATTAATCTCGTGTAGGGGTAGCATGGGTAAGAAATGCCCCTCGACAAATAATTAAAGGTACACTGTGGGATTCATGTAGATTTAATTGCTTTAATATACTCaggtaaataaatatataattagaAAGTATGTCAGGTTCAGGTGACTTAATTTGTACCAGTAAATAGCCTAGATTTGTTTTGAAGTCAATCAATTATGatacacaaattacaaaacagatgtaacaagaaacaacacattagaaagaaggaaaagtattaaaaacctactgaaacatgattaaaaatgatAGATAAAAATTATAAAAGGGCTAATGATTCCATACATCACGGGAtataagagagaaaatatatatttatgtaaaaacaTATGCGATGAGTATTTTTTGATATATAATTAATTCTTACATAATTTGTCGAGCAAAACTTAGAAATGAGAAATTAGTCTTTATTTCTCTACTTTCATGTATTGTAAATATTGATGGTTAGTATTGCTTCTGGACACTggatatattttctttatttttttatcactagaaaacaaaacagaatcaaTAATTGGTAATActtaatcaaaaacattttaaaaatgacatgtatttttttgttatataaCTTAGAAGATAACAGAGAAAGAGTGGGACGTCTTTCTGTCATGAAGATCTTGGGTTAGATGGGGGACGCTGTTACATCATAGGGGGTCTGCGTGGCCCTCTGTTGGTCAACTGAGATTCCTGCGTGTCTATTTATATCTCCAGTGCTTTGTGGAAATGGGAAAATCAATTTTGCAATTCGCAGTAAGAAAACaattttgaattatttaaggAAACGATCTTATTCAAGTTATTGCATCTtgaattatgtttaaaaaaacgcACATTTGAAAAGTCCgcgacatgtaaaataaaaaaagaccacCAGTGGGCGCTGTTTCCCCAAAAGCATGCAGAACCACATCCGCATCTCTTCGCCACACACACAATAAGGTTACATTCagtcaacatttatttaaatatgtgatgcattcaggtgcacATGTGTTACTTTTGCTTGATTTAATCATTTGTAGTCTCTTTTCCAAAGGTAAGATGTCATCTCTCAAAATAAACCAGTCCTCTGGCAGAGGAGCTGCAGATCAAGATGGTAAAGATACGTTTTAGGAGAAAGTGTATAAAGTATGCATTTTgagttctgcagaaacacacagattgtTTTACGTGTGTGCTGAGTCAGCTGCAGGCGCTGAACTGTTATCGCCCtttagcaccagcattaaaccaaaacaaacaacaatatgCCCAGATAGGTCGTGCTGTGCTACCCCCAAAACTTTTTACTCAGTATCtgacattttctgatatttaaatTGAAGAACAGTTtcctactccctctctctgcagacaagCCGCTCTTTCACTCTGTGAAGAAGGAGCTGTCAGCCGTCTCTCTGCCCGACATCATCCGTACCTACAAAGTGATGGCTGCCGAGAACATCCCAGAGAACCCGCTCCGCTTCCTCTACCCCAACATCCCAAAAGACAAGGCCTTCGGGAAATACTACCCCAAACCCACAGAGAGTAAGTGTTCTGGTTCCACAGTAAAACCATATGATCTGTTTATAAAATATGATGTtttcttaaatttaaaaaactatgTATTAAGTATTAATGCTTCTTTTAAGAGTGTTTATTAAACTAACAATCTGCAGGTGCCGTAAAAACATTCAACCTTTTATACAAACGAGCTGATGAGAGGTTTTTTATTACCTGTAATTTCAGCAAAGTATCTTATTGCAAACTGCACGTCTATTTAATGCTTATTGGGGACTAAATGCTGTTAAAGttgaatctgtgtttatttgacttttagcTCAGGAGCCCATGGATGTGGAGAACAATCCAGAGAGGAGCAGCTACATGAAGACAGagctcatttctgtctctgaagtgtgagcagagaatgtcaccttttaaacacaaaatatgttaTTGGTAATGCATTGAGCAGATTTAACTTGGATTTGCTTTCTGTTCAGACATCCgtccagactgcaggacaaCATGTTGCCCATGTCTCCTGATGACTACAGGGCTTTGTCACAGTTAGTCGGCCCCAGAGACATTGATGCTGTGGTGAGTATTTTGATAAGCTGCTGAACCAGCTTCTGTGAGCACCTCTTTAAATACTGCTGTTGACAGTCtgcacagggtttttttttttacaggtgaagatttctgttaattcatcacctgtaaagaaacaacaccTCAGATGAATGTAGACGAGTAAACTGCATGATATGTCCATCTGAGATGAACCGGCAGATGTGTAGAAATTTAAACCCAGCTttactctgtctgtatttatctgttattttgtcCTTATTGATCTTAAATGCAGTTGCTTCAAGTATTGTTGTGTCGCAAACCAGTAACCAAAGCTTAAatttggagatgtttttatgGGGTTTGGCCAGTAATGGGAGCTAAGTTTGTGACCtaagctgtgtgttttttcttcctcttgctctGCTCAGACCAACAATCTGCTTGGATTTGAAGAGCCTGATGTTCAGGTAGAGGCAGCCTCAGTTTGTTGCTCTACACTGAATAGTGCATCAGCTTaagtgtcattttctttatgtgttgTTGCATGCATGACATCTaacatacagagaaataaatattaatcagaaagtataaaaatctaaacatgtaCTCCAGTTGCATGAATTTAACTGCTCTACATGCAAAGGTGTGAATTTaagtcgttttcacatctgcactcctgaaaatatctagatcatttcaggaggactgctccggagattctcctgatctggttgttcacatatcCACCT from Labrus mixtus chromosome 24, fLabMix1.1, whole genome shotgun sequence includes the following:
- the LOC132959873 gene encoding signal transducer and activator of transcription 1-like gives rise to the protein MAAENIPENPLRFLYPNIPKDKAFGKYYPKPTETQEPMDVENNPERSSYMKTELISVSEVHPSRLQDNMLPMSPDDYRALSQLVGPRDIDAVTLWRTTGKGREKLEKLSATLPVEASGNHGQVFSGVYIIVWTR